One genomic window of Actinomycetota bacterium includes the following:
- the nuoH gene encoding NADH-quinone oxidoreductase subunit NuoH: protein MIEVVSLVGQASAATFPSILNVSGNLWLDVALKVVAIVALFLVAPLAIGYMEHKVMAHQQARFGPMDVGPHGTLQLVADGVKFMQKEGIVPRAADRWVFGMAPAVSLVAVLVVFLVIPFAPGLWAEDLDLGLFYVLAASSVGVLGVLMAGWASANKFSLIGGVRAAAQLIAYELPMVLAAAAVAIQAGTLSLAGIVEAQATFLIPGTSINVWYVFPQFIGFALFYVAALAELSRPPFDMPIADSELVFGFLTEYTGIRFGLFLLAEYAGMVAFSAILTVLYLGGWQILPGLGVPGCDGLFDCRWWGTLLAFGVTAGKIAALTFTMIWVRVTFPRLREDQLQRLSWLVLIPLSLFNIAVVAAAKVLL, encoded by the coding sequence ATGATCGAGGTCGTGTCTCTGGTCGGGCAGGCGTCGGCGGCGACGTTCCCGTCGATCCTGAACGTCTCCGGCAACCTCTGGCTCGACGTCGCGCTGAAGGTCGTGGCGATCGTGGCGCTGTTCCTGGTCGCGCCGCTGGCGATCGGGTACATGGAACACAAGGTCATGGCGCACCAGCAGGCCCGATTCGGTCCGATGGACGTCGGCCCGCACGGCACGCTCCAGCTGGTCGCCGACGGCGTGAAGTTCATGCAGAAGGAGGGGATCGTCCCCCGCGCCGCCGACCGGTGGGTGTTCGGGATGGCCCCCGCCGTGTCGCTCGTCGCGGTGCTCGTGGTGTTCCTGGTGATCCCGTTCGCCCCCGGGCTGTGGGCCGAGGACCTCGACCTCGGGCTGTTCTACGTCCTGGCCGCCAGCTCGGTCGGGGTCCTCGGCGTGCTGATGGCGGGCTGGGCCTCGGCGAACAAGTTCTCGCTGATCGGCGGTGTGCGGGCCGCCGCGCAGCTGATCGCCTACGAGCTGCCCATGGTGCTGGCTGCGGCGGCCGTCGCGATCCAGGCCGGCACGCTGTCGTTGGCGGGGATCGTCGAGGCCCAGGCGACGTTCCTGATCCCCGGGACGTCGATCAACGTCTGGTACGTCTTCCCGCAGTTCATCGGCTTCGCTCTGTTCTACGTCGCCGCGCTCGCCGAGCTGTCGCGTCCCCCGTTCGACATGCCGATCGCTGATTCGGAGCTGGTCTTCGGTTTCCTCACCGAGTACACCGGGATCCGCTTCGGGTTGTTCCTCCTGGCCGAGTACGCCGGCATGGTCGCGTTCTCGGCGATCCTCACGGTGCTGTACCTGGGTGGCTGGCAGATCCTGCCCGGGCTGGGTGTTCCGGGCTGCGATGGCCTGTTCGACTGCAGGTGGTGGGGGACGCTGCTGGCGTTCGGGGTGACCGCCGGGAAGATCGCGGCGCTGACGTTCACCATGATCTGGGTCAGGGTGACATTCCCGCGTCTGCGTGAGGACCAGCTGCAGCGACTGTCGTGGCTGGTGCTGATCCCCCTGAGCCTGTTCAACATCGCCGTGGTGGCCGCCGCCAAGGTGCTGTTGTAG
- a CDS encoding NADH-quinone oxidoreductase subunit D: protein MLLEVRGDGDFDTQDMTLSIGPQHPSTHGVLRLIVELDGERIVQATPVIGYMHRGFEKLAEHRDYRQIMALVNRHDWLSGFCNEVGVALAVEKMLEMEVPERAQWIRMLIFEWNRILNHLMFIGSFGLELGAITPMFYAFREREEIQYLLESATGGRLHFTFTQVGGLKNDLPKDFLAESERLLGVVRSRLRDYEDLLLGNEIFQARTKGIGALAPDVACAYGVSGPILQATGVAEDVRVSEPYLKYDEVAVEIPTGANGDSYDRFWCLINRVRVALDIIEQIHDRVPSGPVNVRLPKIVKAPEGAVYVRTENPLGQCGYYLVSDGKKTPWRLKMRTPSFSNISVIPTLLEGILIPDLIAILGSVFFVVGDIDR, encoded by the coding sequence ATGCTGCTCGAGGTCCGTGGCGACGGGGACTTCGACACACAGGACATGACGCTGTCGATCGGGCCCCAGCACCCCTCGACCCACGGCGTGCTGCGCTTGATCGTCGAGCTCGACGGCGAACGGATCGTGCAGGCCACCCCCGTCATCGGGTACATGCACCGCGGGTTCGAGAAGCTGGCCGAGCACCGCGACTACCGCCAGATCATGGCCCTCGTCAACCGCCACGATTGGCTGTCGGGCTTCTGTAACGAGGTCGGGGTCGCCCTCGCCGTGGAGAAGATGCTCGAGATGGAGGTCCCCGAGCGGGCCCAGTGGATCCGGATGCTGATCTTCGAGTGGAACCGGATCCTCAACCATCTGATGTTCATCGGCTCGTTCGGGTTGGAGCTCGGGGCGATCACCCCGATGTTCTACGCCTTCCGGGAACGTGAGGAGATCCAGTACCTGCTGGAGTCGGCGACCGGCGGCCGGCTGCACTTCACGTTCACGCAGGTCGGCGGGTTGAAGAACGACCTGCCGAAGGACTTCCTGGCCGAGTCGGAGCGGCTGTTGGGTGTGGTTCGCAGCCGTCTGCGCGACTACGAGGACCTGCTGCTCGGCAACGAGATCTTCCAAGCCCGCACCAAGGGCATCGGGGCGCTGGCCCCCGATGTCGCCTGCGCCTACGGCGTCTCAGGTCCGATCCTGCAGGCGACCGGGGTCGCCGAGGACGTTCGGGTCTCGGAGCCGTACCTGAAGTACGACGAGGTGGCTGTGGAGATCCCCACGGGCGCCAACGGCGACAGCTACGACCGGTTCTGGTGCCTGATCAACCGGGTGCGGGTCGCGCTCGACATCATCGAGCAGATCCACGACCGGGTGCCGTCGGGACCGGTCAACGTCCGCCTGCCCAAGATCGTCAAGGCCCCCGAGGGGGCGGTGTACGTCCGCACCGAGAACCCGCTGGGCCAGTGCGGGTACTACCTCGTCTCGGACGGGAAGAAGACACCGTGGCGTCTCAAGATGCGCACGCCGTCGTTCAGCAACATCTCGGTGATCCCGACGCTGCTCGAGGGGATCCTGATCCCCGACCTGATCGCGATCCTGGGGTCGGTGTTCTTCGTCGTGGGAGACATCGATCGATGA
- a CDS encoding NADH-quinone oxidoreductase subunit J: protein MTAHDVVFVLLAVAGGLSALMVVTVRNMVHAVLFLAVTFGAMAGMFLVLHADFVALVQLLIYVGAVAVLLMFGLMLTRAPIGREALDSQSRGLGLAVSIALFGVLAALIVRAYGDVRVALAGPDVAAIGGSIFSQWVLPFELLSLLLTAALVGAIVLSRREAGETGEEDLADLREARPTIMGGPEGVAEARRARHLRAPGDERETAGAGR from the coding sequence ATGACGGCCCACGACGTGGTGTTCGTCCTGCTCGCGGTGGCGGGCGGGCTGTCGGCGCTCATGGTCGTCACCGTCCGCAACATGGTCCACGCCGTGCTGTTCCTCGCGGTGACCTTCGGGGCGATGGCGGGGATGTTCCTGGTTCTCCACGCCGACTTCGTGGCGCTGGTGCAGCTCCTGATCTACGTCGGGGCGGTCGCGGTGCTGCTGATGTTCGGGCTGATGCTGACCCGCGCCCCGATCGGACGCGAGGCCCTCGACAGCCAGTCCCGCGGCCTCGGGCTCGCGGTCTCGATCGCGCTGTTCGGGGTCCTTGCCGCCCTGATCGTGCGAGCCTACGGAGACGTGCGGGTGGCTCTGGCGGGCCCGGACGTCGCTGCGATCGGCGGCTCCATCTTCTCACAGTGGGTCCTGCCGTTCGAGCTGCTGTCCCTGCTGCTGACCGCAGCGCTCGTGGGTGCCATCGTGCTGTCGCGCCGGGAAGCCGGCGAGACGGGGGAGGAGGATCTCGCGGACCTGCGTGAGGCACGCCCGACCATCATGGGCGGGCCTGAAGGTGTGGCGGAGGCCAGGCGAGCACGGCACCTTCGGGCGCCAGGCGACGAGCGTGAGACAGCCGGAGCCGGTCGGTGA